The region GACAACGGTCATTCATGACAAACTTTTAGAATATCTGGATCTAATCTaatttttgaagagaaaattaaCTACAGGTAATACATTTTAAGAAGCTCCAGTCACCTTTGGACTATTTTCATGTGAGATGCTCTAATCAGTTGTCTGTGGTTGGTTTGTTGTGAGCAGGCATATTATAACCTGTGTTCTATagttcagtttaaaataatttgtacaaatattattaagtatatgtTTTAGAGATACTATGCATGGAGTTCACACATaacatgtttgttgtgatttCCTGCTTCTGCGTGTCATAACCACACTTGTACAACTTGTTTATGATTGGTATGATTATGTAGGCTGAGCAATATGTTTGGTTAGTTATCCAATAAAGGAAGAGAGCAGATGGCAAATCTCAAAATGTTCtgtattattttcagtttcataTAACGATGGCTAAAGTTCTAAAACCACCTTATGTCACCTTCACCTTAGAAATGTTGGGCTATAATTATTCaaatcaataaattgttaatacTACAATACATATAGCAAATTCTTCTGTTATATCTGTGGCTGAACATGCAATTTTGAAGTCTCTGGATGTGCACGAGCACTTCTGGatggagtgaattatatttccaaaaccaGGATGGagcgaattatatttccaacaccaatgttgagtttgtcatgttatgataaagaaaatatgtcaaaagtgtatatttatggccactgtaatttactctggtcttagtattttttgtgccatagttgattttgccttgttttctccgcccaagaaaataaacatacatacaaagGTCCGAGAAGCTTACTTCtgtaaaaagacaactaagatggggtTTTATAACGGTccttaaatttatagtaaaaggttgatagtaactttgtctttgatatttgcattacagtacttacttagattaaaacattaaaccaatatttaacacttttattattttgtgaggcctttcgatatcaaaaatgaagaagatatctttgatatcaaaaggcctcacaaaataataaaagtgttaaatattggtttaatgtttttaatctaagtaagttatcagtaccaatataagctccatctacaacattacAGTACTTACATGAATCTGCCATGATACTGGTGTACAAGAGTATTACCACAAGAGTTCGTAGTACTGGTGTACTATGAAATTGATAGCAAAAGGTTGGTAGTTTATCCAAGGAATAAGTTATGAGGGTTACAACCTTCCTTGAGGTCTCATAGGGGGGGcccaaaaataacaattaaagaaagtttttttttatatgaactGAAATTGGTCAAAACCTTTCAAGGAATATTTTGTGACACTGCACAAAGAATCGGAAAAGGTCTGATGTGAGTTTTTTTATGCCATCTATTGTTACtaagtttttcaataaacaaagaaGTTTTTTCTCGATTGTAAGATATCAAGaccaacaaataaatatacttctTTTGAACACACATATTCACTGTAGCAGTACTAGGAATAAGAAGAAAGAACAGACCTGTCCAGGAACTCACAGAGGGCAGGGTGAAGTCGATGTATCAGCGGGAAGATGTAGTTGAGCAGGTACGAGGTTTTGTCCATGGTTGGCTCCATACACTCCTTAAGGTGGTCTGTGGATAATCTCTCCATGATCTGGAATGCCACATCCTCCCCCACCACCAGCAAGAATGTGACAGCCACATCATGGTAACCCTATGGACAAGTTTGTCTCTCTGAGTTTAGTGGAGCCATTTCACTCATTCCAACATTAACACATTAGTCAACATACAATTTTCGTTTCTAAATTCCTTTCATACTATAGTACGAGATATACCAATGCAAGCCTTGGGCTGTGGAAAAGTAACTGTTATTTGATGCACTTAGGCCTGAGATATATTTGTTCAGACACTATCTTTGCAGTATCGAAGATAAGTGTCTTGCGTAACACTAGCATTAAAACTgagatattttaacattattaataaataataaagccaaatgACCAGGCTTGCAATATGTCTTGTATTATAAGATAGTAATTCAGGcaaattcacaaacaaaaagagaataaaatattCCTTTCTAAATTCAATTTACTGAATTCTACTTTTAGGTATTTATTGACTAACTGAAGCAAGATTCAGTTACAGTAAAAATCTATTGATTGattaaacacagttttaatcataaatatttccattcaataagtttagtaatacattaataaaaaataaattcgtGGTAAATCCAGAAAGTATTTTTAGAACCACCATGTACATTTTACTGGTGAAATAAGAAATGCATATtcgaaaaataattcatttccaaAGAATCccaattctttatatttttttttatttatttattttattgcacatattcatagagaacagAGCAAAGGTCACTTGTGTTAGTGTTACAATTTGTGTTCAATTCAGTGTCTGTTATTACAAGATGCTGGTTCTCCATTGGGTGAACTCTTGTACGGTGTAGTGTGGACATTCCAGAAGCCAGCATTTTAAAGGAAGATTTGGAAGTTCTTCTCTGGAAGCTTTCCTCAAGGATTCGGGCAGTTTGTTGAAAAACAGCGCTCCTCTGTACGACGGTTTTTTTCTCAAACAAGCTCAGATGGTGCTGATTGAGGAGGAAGTTGCTCCTGTTTCTGGTGCTGTAGGGATGGTTGTCACCAGTTCTTGCTTGGCCTGTTCTTATTGCAAAGAGGATTgtttcttggatgtagatgtttaCCACAGTCAAGATTCCCAACTCCCTGAAGGCAGCTCGACACGAGTCTAGTGGTCCTAGTTCTTTTAGAATCCTAATAGCACTTTTTTGGATAATAAGTACCCGTTGAAGGTTTGCGATTGTCGTGCTTCCCCAGACGATCAGACCATATCTCAGGTGAGATTCTAACAGGGAGTAGTAAGCTGTTAAAGCTACTCGGGTGCTGCTGATTTGTTTCATTCTCCGTACTGCATATAGGCTGCTGTTAAGTTTGTGACAGAGTTGGTTTATATGGGGTTCCCAAGAGAGATTTTGATCTAAGATTATTCCAAGGTATTTTCCTGTTTCTATTGTTGTTATTTCTGGGACGCCATGGAAGTTGTTTGGTCTAGCTGTGAAAATTAATTGCTGTGTCTTCGAGTCATTTAAAACCAGATCGCTGAGACAGCAGTATTGTTTTGCCTGGTTATATGCAATAAAAGAGTCTATGTCGAGTTGGTCCTTGTCCTTATTTGCTAAAATCAgagctgtgtcatcagcgtacattactATTTTGCAGTAGTCCTTAAGATAGTCTGAGAAGTCATTAGTTACTAGAATGTACAAAACAGGTCCgagtacggagccttgaggtactcctctgCTCACTGATAGTTGTTCGGATTTTACTTTCTTCACAGTATTGTTTTCCATATGAGTGATTTCGACTACCTGCTTCCTGTTGCTTAAATAGCTCTTGAACCAGTCTAGTTCCTTGTTAGTGACTCCCAGATACTGCAGCTTTTGTAGGATAAGTTTGTGATCCAGACAGTCGAATGCCTTACTGAAGTCCAACAATATACTTGAGGCGATCTGTCCTTTTTCCAGTTTGTCTATTATGGCTTCTATTAGTTGGGCTATTGCTGTTGAGGTGGATCTGTCTTTCACAAAGCCATGTTGTCTAGATGTAAGGAGATTATGCTGTTTGAGATGTCCCAGAAGTCTACTTCGTACTACATGttccaaaattttagaaaatgttgatATGAGAGAGATTGGCCTGTAACTGGTGGCTTCATTTGCTGCTCCGCTTTTATACTTTGGGTAAATTCTTGAGAGTTTCAGATCACTGGGAAATGTTCCTTGGGAGAGTGATTTATTGACAACTATTGTCAGTGGGATGATGATTTCGTGTTTGCATTGTTTAATTAGTTTGGAGGAGATCTCATCCTCACCTGttgatgtttttggttttaaCGAGTCAATTATTGTTTCAATTTCTAGTTCAtctgtttcaaaaaaatttaattttggaatttggagCAGGTTATTTAGTTTCTATTGTAGATGTTGGTATTGGTCTATTTCCATTTTTGTTATGTGTTCTGTCAGCGGTTGTAGCAAAGAAGTTATTGAAATGGTTGGCAATGACCTTTGGAGAATCCGAGATGTCTTCGTTTATTCTCAAACATTCCAGTTGATTTTTGgttgatttttcttttctttcattatttataactctccacatggcttttgatttgttgtcagaCCTGTCTATATAAGTTGCACTGTTTTCGAAGTGTTTTGAGTTTTTGATCGTAAGTTTTTTTCCTTCGAgctgtttcttttttatcattaGGGTGACCAGTGATGAGTTCTCTGTTCAGGGCCTCCAAGTACAGCATTTTTAGAGTCTGACTTTCGCTGTCCCAAATATTTTTGGTGAAATTTCTTCTATTCTTTATTATCTTGAGAGGACACGCTATGTTCATAGCAGATTGAAGGATTCCATTGAATGCTTTGTATGCAGCTTCCGCGTCCTCAGTAAGTATGACTTGTGACCAATCTTGTGCTTGAAGATTGAGCTTCAGTTCCTGCACTGTTCGTATAGTGAATTGTCTTCTCTGTGATTGGTTCAGTGTTTGTTTTGTCATATCGGTGATGATAGTACATAGCTGTGCAGTGTGGTCCGAGAGACCTGTTTTTTGCACTCTAGTAGTTATTAGTGTTTCTCCGGTGTTTGTACAGACAAAATCTATAGAGGTCCGACTATGACTAGTTATTCTGGTTGGAGGTAGTTGAAGCCTTCTCAAGCCGTAGCTAAGGAGCATTTCATCCAGAGTTCTTTTGTCGCAACTGTCAACCAGGTTGTCAACATTTACATCTCCCATCACCAGTATCGGGTCATTTATGTTTACGATTTTGTCTAGTTCCgatgataaaaaagtttattgCGTTTTCCAAGTTGCTGCAAGGTGGCTTGTATACGCTTAGTAGGtgaagaaatttttgtttaagcTCAATTTTCAGAAGAATACTTTCGCATATAAGTTCTGATGTAGTTCTTGATATAGATGTTACTGCTATTTTGTTTTCCAGTTTTAAGTTCGCATTTATTTTGATTCTGTGTGGACCTTATTGTTGATTCAACTATGACCTTGTGTCCTTCATCTTGAGTTTCTCTAAAAAAAGATTGCTGGTTTGATGTATGTTGCCTGGATTGTGAGGGTGCCTGTGTGGGCGATATCACAAGAGCAGAGTTAGTGTCGGTCTTTGGGACAGTATAGTTTTCTCTCCTTGCTTTTACTAAGGGTAAGTGTTCTACCGTAGGTTGGGGTAATACTGAAGTGTCTACTGCTTTTGTGTTCTCTTGGTGTTCTGTACAGTCAACATCCACAGAAAGGAGAGGACATAAATTTAAAGCCTCATTAAAGTTTGTGTTGAAGAACTCTTCTAACGTTTCATTCTCTCCTAGCTGTTTAGCCGTGATTGGTGGGCATTTGCTGACTTTGAAAGTGTGGAGCTTTGGCTCTGTCTTCGAGCCACCTTTGCCTGCAGCCAAATACCTAGCATTTTGGAGGGAGACACTGAAGAAGTTTTTTCCCCTGCATTCTCTAAGCCTTTTGTTTCTAGTTGAGATGTTTACACTATTGGTTTTTGTGTTATTGCAGAGATTTTCAATTTTGGGAGGTGGTGGTGTAGCTTTTTGTAGTGGTTCTTCCAGAGTTTCCTCTTGTGCCTGGATAACTCCATATTTGTGAATTTTGTTCACTGAAGCTCATAAGTTTGTTTTCCATTTGCTCCTGCCTTACTTTCAACTGTGCAATTTCTAGCAAGAGAGATGAGTTCGTTGGTGGAAGCGCATAATTAGTTGGTGTTTGAGTTTCTATTTCTCTGGTTTCAGAAAGGACTGTTTCCCTAGCGGTAGTAAGCCTTTTGTtcatctgtatatttttaatttccaatgatTTGATTCTATTTATGTGATTAGTTATAAGCTGTTCCTCTTCAATAGCGTGGTCTTGATAGATTTGTTGGGATTTTGCTTTTTTCTTGCTTTTTCCTTGTTAAGTTGAGCCTGTGTTTCATCCATTTTTGTTAGCAAGTCTTcaatttttctcaaataattacatTCCTGTTCTTTTATCTCTTCTATCTGAGCATCTCTGCTATCTAACTTGCTCTTTAATATGGTGATCTGtccttttaaacttttgttttcttctaGAAGTGCAGCGCCTATTGTAGCAGCCATTTTAAGCCTGTCCTCATTGTTAGTAGGATCGTTCTCTAATAGACTGTTTTCTAATTCCGTGATTGTTAAGCTGTTGTTTTTTGTGAGAGGGGAGTGGGAAGACTTGGAATCAACACCTCGGGCTGAATGTTCTGGGTTAGAAGTAAAATACTCTTCATTAACAGTATTTTGTTTGACTCTTACTGTGGTCTTGCTTGGTTGCTTAGATGCCATACATCCAGGACAAAGCCAGCTTGAGGTAGccatttttgtaagttttttttcatccaaattgacgcatattattttttgtagatgAGTTCCACCCAATTTGTAAGTACTTGTCATAGCACGGCACAAGCTTATTTACTCCTACACCATAAAACATTGCTGCCTGTAATTTCACTCTTGTAACTTGAATTTATAAtcttgttattttcattttaatctcTTGGCAGCAATATCAGATTTCAGgtacaataaaaacaagtaatcGTTAGAGGCAAAGGACTGTATTGAGGTTGGTTGAATTCTTACTGACCAAAATTctctaaatttgttttgtactatGAGGGTGCAAATTGTCCATTGTCATAGATCAAAACAATTTAGATGAGCAATACATTGTGCTTGGTCTGTTTTCTAATGTAATCCATCAAAACAGTTTTCTAAGCATCATACAGTATGCATTTGCACTGACCGTTTTCGCCTCATGATAAACAGCTTAGTATAACAATATGACATATTCCCAAACCACAGTGTTCataatttacaatttgtaaaGATTCACTTGCCTTTTTCTTTTATGGCAACGACGTGTGCCTCCATTCCATAAATTGATCGATCTGATCCAGGTGTGTTGTATCGTCTCAGGTTACTATAGTTTACCCAGGCACATCTTTTGTGCTTCTCTGTGTTTTGGTGGTCAACATCTATGAATTCCCAATCCTCTATgagtaattttatgaaaaaaaaattggaatttgtgAAAATTCAACAAAAAGAGCAGAAATTGTAAACtttcatttttttctaattttttcattGTGAAGAAgcttatctttattaaaaaaaagaagccAACTATACTTTGTCACCATGCACATTTTCGTATTCATCCTAGAAGTGCCTCACTCAATTATTTATAACTCACAGATCTGTTGATTTTCTGCTGGTTTAAAATTCCTCACATTGAGAAAAACAACATACACAGCTGATAACATGTTACAGCTAATAAAATTTCACACGTAGAAGgatttttaattaacttagtCATTACAAACAAGCATCATGAAATGAAGTGCACCACTTAGCTACTTCTAATGAGTCAGATTTTACATGTCATTACACATATGCATTGCTACGAATGCAATGCAGCCATGACTAAAAACAAACGGAGCGTATTTTCTGAACGTACCTCGTATTTTGCAAGAAAACGTAATTTTtctaagaattacattttttagttgTGCATTACAGTTACCTGGTAATAGCGTAAATGCGGGTACTTGGTGATGACTCGTAATATGAGAATAGTCAACTGGTCTTGTAATGCCACACGCCGACTGTACGGTATACCAGGTGGGAACCGTTTGAGGGACCGGTTCACATCCAAAACCACCTGCTGGTACTCGGGATGGGCCAGAAGACTGGCATGGTCAGGTGGAGGCTCCGCATCTCCTGGGTCAAGTGATAACAGTCGCGGCCAGATCCTTCTCCGCAACTCATCTACAAATATCACACATTTAATACTCAGTAAGTGTTGTAAGATTTTAACACTTCACGGAAACATGGAATagaaaaaccttaaaaataactGAACAGAGAGTTAATGTTTAAGGCAAgaataatttaatcattattcATTGTCCATACATTTTCATTAGCCGCTACCAGTGGCTCTGCATACATTTCCCCATAATGACACAGCATTTCGAGCAGttcttattatatacaattatatatatatatatatatatatatatatatatatatatatatataattatatatatatatatatatattaaagtattatatataataagaactgtaaagcaaaatacaattttttttaagttgagaTAAATCACAGTGGTTCGAAAGATGTGGTCAGGTAGTTTAGTCCTCCAGTTCAGGAATTCCTTTATTGTATAAAAAGGCTGGTCAAGAAGCCAGTCGATCAGTTTTCATCGGAGTTGTTGCTGTTCCGTGGTGTTCTTGAACTCTTGTGGCAGGATGTTAAGAAATTTTGCTCCAGCATAGGTGGGTTGTTTTTCGTAGAGTCAGACAATGGGTGGGAAGTATGTAGTCGTGTGCGGATCTTGTGTTGAGGGTGTGAACGTCATTTTCCTCTTGTCAGATGTTGTTGACTTGCATATGCAAACTACTTCTAAGATGTACAGGGCTACTGAGGTTAGTATTCTTAGCTGTTTAAAAGCACCTCTACACGATTCTAGAGGTCCTGTTCCCATTAGTATACGGATTGCTTTTTTCTGAAGCACTAGTACCCTTTAGGTGTTAAAATTTAGAGGAGTTGACCCAGACAGTTATTGCGTACCTCAGGTGACTCTCGAAAAGAGCATAGTATGCACATTTTGCTATTTCTGGGCTAGCAACTTGTTTTAAGCGCCTTAGGACATATAAAACTGTGCTAAGTTTCCCACATAGTTGATTGATATGGGTCACTCCAAGAAAGAGATTCGTCGATTAATATTCCAAGGTACTTTATGTTGTCCATTCTTTCAGCATCCGGTAATTCCAGTACTTCTTCTTTCTTCCTTCCCATTATTAGTTGCTGAGTCTTTGTTTGATTCAATACCAGGTCGTTTGCTTGACAGTATTCTATTGCCATATTCATGGCGATGTATGTGTCTATTTCCAAGGTCGAAGGTTGTTTATTTTGTAGCAGGagtgtagtgtcatctgcatacatgtGCATGAAGCAATACCTTTTTAAGTAATCAGGAAAGTCACTCACAAAGATAATGTAAAGGATAGGGCCTAGGACTGATCCTTGCGGAACACCTCTGTCAACAGGCAAAGGTCTGGAGGtagttgtttttttctttccttgGTCTGTACTTTTTATTTCTACTGACTGAGTTCTCCCTGATAAGTAGCTCCGAAACCAATCTGCAGTTTTTCCTGTGGTCCCTCGGCTTTCTAGTTTTTTGAGAAGTTTGTCATGACTAAGGCAATCAAACGCTTTAGTGAAATCTAGAAAGATAGCAGTTGTTGTGTCGCCCTTATCTAGTGCTCTTATTAGATACTCAACGATTCTAACCAGGGCAGTTGATGTTGATTTACCTTCTATAAAGCCGTGT is a window of Homalodisca vitripennis isolate AUS2020 unplaced genomic scaffold, UT_GWSS_2.1 ScUCBcl_7399;HRSCAF=15079, whole genome shotgun sequence DNA encoding:
- the LOC124374163 gene encoding TBC1 domain family member 20, whose translation is MTKLMEDSKYSESEDESSSLKQFEATDLSFDTVPDSPSLKSKVHEIESLLSKNPTPPLQTLRKFALSEGGLVCDELRRRIWPRLLSLDPGDAEPPPDHASLLAHPEYQQVVLDVNRSLKRFPPGIPYSRRVALQDQLTILILRVITKYPHLRYYQGYHDVAVTFLLVVGEDVAFQIMERLSTDHLKECMEPTMDKTSYLLNYIFPLIHRLHPALCEFLDRSGVGTMFCLPWFLTWYGHSLNRYRDVVRLYDYFIASPALLPLYLVATIVVHRQDEVFRTDCDMASVH